A region from the Chthoniobacterales bacterium genome encodes:
- a CDS encoding TolC family protein: protein MKIFLLSFFAVASLQAASFTPETAAVYALQHNPDLAAARTLIAEAEGRLIQAGLWSNPEFEANADVGVSDRTISAGLSQKFPLAGRLGQARAVARVDVAMAVAEFHNQQRLLAGNVLTQARAILLLDKRIAVHGSQIALLDRILEQTTALASAGTGDTNDIGVVQLEKTTLGLQRQAQIVARDSSHDALRGLMGLQPGTPMEITGALPALPKSFAVAPERPDLQLALLQSDKSQAEQRLARLEKWEDLTVGLGVSRQREDGMSENMAQLKFSLPLPVWNRNQGRIAETQAAGERAQTQITARQLAISTEIREAQTRATGLAEILRQLDGTAQAQARQNTERIQQSVASGTGTFVSIYESRRQHLTLALTSLETEMQLVSALTDWETRTGHFPAGVRAALKP from the coding sequence ATGAAAATTTTTCTGCTCAGCTTCTTTGCGGTGGCTTCCCTGCAGGCAGCAAGCTTCACGCCGGAGACGGCGGCGGTCTATGCGCTACAGCACAATCCTGATTTAGCAGCGGCCAGAACCCTGATTGCCGAGGCCGAGGGACGCCTCATCCAGGCAGGTCTATGGAGCAATCCTGAGTTTGAGGCGAATGCCGATGTGGGGGTGAGCGATCGCACGATCAGCGCCGGACTCAGCCAGAAATTTCCCCTCGCCGGACGCCTTGGGCAAGCCCGCGCTGTGGCCCGGGTGGATGTCGCCATGGCCGTGGCGGAGTTCCACAATCAGCAACGACTTCTCGCCGGCAACGTCCTCACCCAGGCCCGCGCCATTCTCCTCCTGGACAAACGGATCGCCGTCCATGGGAGTCAGATCGCACTCCTGGATCGCATTTTGGAGCAGACGACGGCGCTGGCTTCCGCTGGCACGGGCGACACCAACGACATCGGCGTGGTGCAATTGGAAAAGACCACGCTCGGCTTGCAGCGACAGGCGCAAATCGTCGCCCGCGACAGCTCGCACGATGCCTTGCGCGGCCTGATGGGATTGCAACCAGGGACACCAATGGAGATCACCGGTGCGTTGCCAGCCTTGCCTAAAAGCTTCGCTGTCGCACCCGAACGTCCCGACTTGCAACTAGCTCTTCTCCAATCCGACAAATCCCAAGCGGAGCAGCGGCTGGCTCGCTTGGAGAAATGGGAAGACCTCACCGTTGGCTTGGGAGTCAGCCGTCAGCGCGAGGATGGGATGTCGGAGAACATGGCGCAGCTCAAGTTTTCCCTGCCGCTGCCGGTCTGGAATCGCAATCAAGGTCGCATCGCGGAGACCCAGGCTGCTGGTGAACGCGCCCAAACCCAAATCACCGCGCGACAGCTCGCCATCTCCACCGAGATCCGCGAGGCGCAAACCCGCGCGACGGGTCTGGCGGAGATTTTGCGTCAGCTCGATGGCACCGCGCAAGCGCAGGCCCGGCAGAACACGGAACGCATCCAGCAAAGCGTCGCCTCGGGCACCGGCACCTTTGTTTCCATCTACGAAAGCCGACGCCAGCACCTCACCCTAGCCCTCACTTCGCTGGAGACAGAAATGCAACTCGTCTCTGCTCTGACCGATTGGGAAACTCGCACGGGTCATTTCCCAGCCGGGGTCCGGGCCGCCTTAAAACCGTGA
- a CDS encoding CusA/CzcA family heavy metal efflux RND transporter yields the protein MIERIIHWSLRNRFLVVCGALFLVAFGIYSIVHTPVDAIPDLSENQVIVFADWTGRSPTEVEDQVTYPLSVNLQGLAGVKTVRANSMFGFSLITVVFDDSVDNYFARSRVLERLNYLGNILPSGVEARLGPDATGLGWIYQYYLDVDPKPAPNGYDLGELRSVQDWFVRYQLNSVPGVAEVGSIGGFVRQYQIEVDSQKMRATGVSLAMVMEAVGQSNLNVGGKTIEENGMEFIVRGVGLVRNTADLENTVLLAREGTPVYLKDVARVEMGGDFRRGTLDVNGHEVVGGTVVMRTGENAHEVIKRVKEKIAQISPSLPPGVTIRSFYDRSELIDRTIETLKHALTEEVILVTLAHIIFLFHFRSILIVTIPLPLSILISFILMKEFGITSNIMSLSGIAIAIGVLVDAAIVLTENVLRHAERAETEKGSQLTPAETFEVVLAASAQVGRPIFFTMAIIILAFVPVFALGGQEGKMFHPLAFTKTFAMIGSTLLAVTIVPVLCTWLVRGPFHSEDRNFVMRFLLRLYDPCLDFALTHRKTVLALAACLLATACLVAFGLPDTIHRHLTGIPILDRVTAGIGQEFMPPLNEGSLLFMPTFVPATSLTEVKRAMNWQDRVIKETPEVLSVAGKLGRADTATDPAPTEMIETTIMLKPQSEWRPGLTKQKLIDELSAKMRLVPGAAPGFLQPIENRVLMISTGIRAQLGVKILGDNLDALQAKAFEVQRIVEQVSGATGVAPSRVQGKPFIEIEVNRTAMARFGLRAQDVLETVEAGLGGKTVSTAIDGRARIPIQVRLERSEREDITRLRDVLVTSPNGQVIPLGQVAEIRRVEGPNEIASENGRLRVFVQANVTGRDLGSFVSEVKSRIDQEIIPHLAKGMTVEYSGEFESQIRAAKTLRVIVPAVLFIIFLLLYMVYHNAKEAAHVILAVPFALSGGVFLQYAKGYNFSVAVWVGYIALFGTAIQTGVVMVVYLEEAVATRMKKLEAAFSQRDLVDAIKEGARLRLRPKVMTVATIVASLLPIMWSTRTGSEVMKPLATPVIGGMVSSLLHILIVTPAIFLWLRTREMKLT from the coding sequence ATGATCGAACGGATAATCCATTGGTCTCTGCGGAACCGCTTTCTCGTTGTTTGCGGGGCGTTGTTTCTGGTGGCATTTGGCATCTACTCGATTGTGCACACACCAGTCGATGCGATCCCCGATTTAAGCGAGAACCAAGTCATTGTCTTCGCTGACTGGACAGGCCGGAGTCCCACCGAAGTGGAGGATCAGGTGACTTATCCGCTCTCGGTTAATCTCCAAGGTCTGGCGGGTGTGAAAACAGTCCGGGCCAATTCGATGTTTGGCTTTTCTTTAATCACCGTCGTATTCGACGATTCGGTGGATAATTATTTCGCCCGATCACGGGTGCTCGAACGCCTAAATTATCTCGGCAACATCCTGCCGTCGGGTGTTGAGGCGCGCCTCGGACCAGACGCCACAGGACTCGGCTGGATCTACCAATACTATCTCGACGTCGATCCGAAACCCGCGCCGAACGGCTACGACCTCGGTGAGCTGCGTTCCGTCCAGGATTGGTTTGTGCGATATCAATTGAACTCAGTTCCGGGCGTCGCCGAGGTCGGCAGCATTGGTGGTTTTGTTCGTCAGTATCAGATCGAAGTGGACTCGCAAAAGATGCGTGCCACGGGCGTTTCACTAGCCATGGTTATGGAGGCCGTGGGACAGAGCAACCTCAATGTCGGGGGCAAAACCATCGAAGAAAATGGCATGGAATTCATCGTGCGCGGAGTCGGTCTCGTGCGAAACACAGCCGACTTGGAGAACACTGTGCTGCTCGCTCGCGAAGGAACACCGGTTTATTTGAAGGATGTCGCTCGTGTTGAAATGGGCGGCGATTTCCGGCGCGGGACTCTCGATGTCAACGGACATGAAGTCGTTGGCGGAACAGTGGTCATGCGCACCGGGGAGAACGCCCATGAGGTCATCAAGCGCGTGAAAGAAAAGATTGCGCAGATTTCCCCCAGCCTGCCGCCGGGTGTAACGATTCGGTCGTTCTACGATCGCAGCGAATTGATCGACCGCACCATCGAAACGCTCAAGCACGCGCTTACCGAAGAAGTCATATTGGTCACGCTGGCGCACATCATTTTCTTGTTTCACTTCCGCAGTATCTTGATCGTCACGATCCCATTGCCGCTTTCGATTTTGATCTCTTTCATCCTGATGAAGGAGTTTGGAATCACTTCAAACATCATGTCGCTTTCCGGCATCGCCATTGCCATCGGCGTGCTGGTCGATGCCGCGATTGTGCTCACGGAAAATGTCCTCCGCCATGCCGAACGAGCCGAAACCGAAAAGGGCAGCCAGCTCACTCCCGCAGAAACATTTGAAGTCGTCCTCGCTGCATCCGCGCAGGTCGGACGCCCGATCTTTTTTACAATGGCGATCATCATCCTGGCCTTCGTTCCGGTCTTCGCGCTAGGCGGACAGGAAGGAAAAATGTTTCATCCGCTGGCCTTCACCAAGACCTTTGCCATGATCGGCTCGACTTTGCTGGCAGTCACCATCGTGCCGGTGCTGTGCACATGGCTGGTGCGCGGCCCATTCCATTCGGAGGATCGTAATTTTGTCATGCGGTTCCTGCTACGCCTTTACGATCCCTGCCTGGATTTCGCCCTGACTCATCGCAAAACCGTTCTCGCTCTCGCCGCCTGTCTCCTGGCAACCGCCTGTCTCGTCGCATTTGGATTACCAGATACAATCCACCGGCATCTCACCGGCATCCCCATTTTGGATCGGGTTACGGCCGGGATCGGGCAGGAATTTATGCCGCCGCTGAATGAGGGCAGCCTGCTTTTCATGCCCACGTTTGTTCCAGCCACGTCGCTCACAGAAGTAAAGCGCGCGATGAACTGGCAGGATCGCGTGATTAAGGAAACTCCGGAAGTGCTCTCGGTTGCCGGCAAACTCGGCCGTGCCGACACGGCCACCGATCCGGCTCCCACAGAAATGATTGAGACGACCATCATGCTCAAGCCTCAATCCGAGTGGCGGCCAGGTCTGACCAAACAAAAGCTGATCGACGAACTTTCCGCCAAGATGCGTCTCGTGCCCGGCGCGGCTCCGGGTTTTCTCCAGCCGATTGAAAATCGCGTGCTCATGATTTCCACCGGCATTCGTGCGCAACTCGGCGTGAAAATTCTGGGGGACAATCTCGACGCGTTGCAGGCGAAGGCGTTCGAGGTGCAGCGCATCGTCGAGCAAGTCAGCGGTGCCACGGGCGTCGCGCCGAGCCGCGTTCAAGGGAAACCTTTCATTGAAATTGAAGTCAACCGCACGGCCATGGCCCGGTTCGGCTTGCGTGCGCAGGATGTTCTGGAAACGGTCGAGGCCGGTCTGGGCGGCAAGACGGTTTCCACTGCCATCGACGGTCGGGCTCGGATTCCTATTCAAGTGCGACTCGAACGTAGTGAGCGCGAGGATATCACCCGGCTGCGCGATGTGCTGGTGACGTCGCCCAACGGCCAGGTCATTCCGCTAGGGCAAGTTGCGGAGATCCGGCGCGTGGAGGGTCCGAACGAGATTGCCAGCGAAAATGGACGCCTGCGCGTATTCGTTCAGGCGAACGTTACCGGACGCGACTTGGGGAGTTTTGTCAGCGAGGTGAAGTCGCGCATCGACCAGGAAATCATTCCCCATCTCGCGAAGGGGATGACCGTGGAATACAGCGGAGAATTTGAGAGTCAGATCCGAGCCGCAAAGACTTTGCGCGTGATCGTTCCCGCAGTGCTCTTCATTATTTTCCTGCTGCTCTACATGGTTTATCACAATGCAAAGGAAGCGGCACACGTCATCCTGGCCGTGCCGTTTGCGTTGAGCGGCGGCGTGTTTTTGCAATATGCCAAGGGCTACAACTTCAGCGTCGCAGTCTGGGTGGGTTACATCGCGCTCTTCGGAACGGCGATCCAGACCGGAGTCGTGATGGTCGTTTATTTGGAGGAGGCTGTGGCCACTCGCATGAAAAAACTCGAAGCCGCATTCAGTCAGCGCGATCTCGTGGATGCGATCAAGGAAGGCGCGCGGCTCCGGCTCCGTCCAAAAGTGATGACTGTGGCCACGATCGTCGCGAGTCTGCTACCGATCATGTGGAGCACGCGAACCGGCTCGGAAGTGATGAAGCCGCTGGCCACACCAGTGATTGGCGGAATGGTTTCGAGCCTGCTCCACATCCTGATCGTCACCCCGGCGATCTTTCTCTGGCTGCGCACGAGGGAAATGAAACTCACATGA
- a CDS encoding glycogen/starch/alpha-glucan phosphorylase — translation MAESTTFTSEIDMSVDGLKKLIQSQLKFALARDKSTASTRDWWLATSKAVQRVIIERMIATQAKHHEVNTRRLYYFSLEFLMGRLFSNSLYSAGIFDEVESALKEMGLDTEMLRHEEYDMALGNGGLGRLAACFLDSLATLDLPAIGYGIHYQYGLFKQEFRNGHQVELPDAWLKFGTPWEIMRPEHTNEIEIYGHVENVFDDFGNYTPKWTATKKLMGVPYDIPIPGFGTNTVNYLRLWESRASSEFDFEAFNRSSYDEAVRDKNASETISKVLYPNDKTESGKELRLAQQYFFVACSLKDIFRRYAKDNKGWDTFPDKVAIQLNDTHPAVAIVELMRIFHDDHKMPWEKAWGLVTRTFAYTNHTLLPEALEKWSVPLFEKVLPRHLQIIFEINKRFMVDLEEKWPGDSHKKRILSIIEEGHTQMVRMAHLSVVGSYSVNGVAALHTQLLKSDLFPEFDALYPKKFNNKTNGITPRRWLLACNPRLSQLITSKIGSGWERHLDKLRELEPYAGDAQFQKDFMAVKHANKIDLAKIIHQTCGVVVNPSALFDVQIKRLHEYKRQHLNLLHILALYRRLLQNPDLDIVPRVFIFAAKAAPGYDLAKCIIKAINSVGAHINADKRIKDKLKVVFLPNYRVSLAQRIVPAADLSEQISTAGKEASGTGNMKLSLNGALTIGTLDGANVEIREEVGAENFFLFGMTTEEVAALWKKGYRPHEYYSGDEELKAVVDWIGSNFFTPDEPGALTMLSENLIHSDPFLCLPDFASYSDCQKKVDEAFKDKSDWARMAILNTARMGKFSSDRTIAEYADDIWKLKPVTV, via the coding sequence ATGGCCGAATCCACTACCTTCACTTCCGAAATCGACATGTCCGTTGATGGGCTGAAAAAGCTCATCCAAAGCCAGCTTAAGTTTGCCTTGGCCCGCGATAAAAGCACCGCCTCGACCCGCGATTGGTGGCTCGCCACGTCGAAGGCCGTCCAGCGGGTGATCATCGAGCGCATGATCGCCACGCAAGCGAAGCATCACGAGGTGAACACCCGGCGGCTGTATTATTTCTCGCTGGAGTTTTTGATGGGACGTCTTTTCTCAAACAGCCTCTACAGCGCGGGCATTTTCGACGAGGTCGAGTCGGCTTTGAAAGAAATGGGACTCGATACGGAAATGTTGCGCCACGAGGAATACGATATGGCGCTGGGCAATGGCGGCTTGGGACGGCTCGCGGCCTGCTTTCTGGACTCGCTGGCCACACTCGATCTGCCGGCCATCGGCTACGGCATTCATTATCAATATGGCCTCTTCAAGCAGGAATTCCGTAACGGACACCAGGTTGAATTGCCCGATGCGTGGCTGAAATTTGGCACGCCTTGGGAGATCATGCGGCCCGAGCACACGAACGAGATCGAGATCTACGGGCACGTGGAAAACGTTTTCGATGACTTTGGCAACTACACGCCGAAGTGGACGGCCACGAAAAAGTTGATGGGCGTGCCGTATGACATTCCGATCCCTGGTTTTGGGACGAATACGGTGAATTACCTGCGTCTCTGGGAGTCGAGGGCATCGTCGGAGTTCGATTTCGAGGCGTTTAACCGGAGCAGTTACGATGAGGCGGTGCGCGATAAGAATGCGAGTGAGACCATATCCAAAGTTCTCTATCCAAATGACAAAACCGAGAGCGGCAAGGAGTTGCGTCTGGCGCAGCAGTATTTCTTCGTCGCGTGCTCGTTGAAGGATATTTTCCGCCGCTACGCCAAGGATAACAAGGGCTGGGACACATTCCCGGACAAGGTGGCTATCCAACTCAACGACACGCACCCGGCGGTGGCAATCGTGGAATTGATGCGCATTTTCCACGACGACCACAAGATGCCTTGGGAAAAGGCGTGGGGCTTGGTCACGCGGACGTTTGCCTACACGAATCACACCCTGCTGCCCGAGGCGCTGGAGAAATGGAGTGTGCCGTTGTTTGAGAAAGTGCTGCCGCGCCACTTGCAGATTATCTTCGAGATCAACAAGCGGTTCATGGTCGATCTGGAGGAGAAATGGCCAGGCGACAGTCACAAAAAGCGCATCCTTTCGATCATCGAAGAAGGCCACACCCAGATGGTGCGGATGGCGCATTTGTCGGTGGTCGGCAGCTATTCGGTGAATGGCGTGGCGGCATTGCACACGCAGTTGTTGAAGAGTGATTTGTTTCCGGAGTTCGATGCGCTTTACCCGAAGAAGTTTAACAACAAGACGAACGGCATCACGCCGCGCCGGTGGTTGCTAGCCTGCAATCCGCGTCTGAGCCAGCTCATCACATCGAAGATTGGTTCCGGCTGGGAACGCCATCTGGACAAGCTCCGGGAGTTGGAGCCGTATGCGGGCGATGCGCAGTTTCAGAAAGATTTCATGGCCGTGAAGCACGCCAACAAAATCGATCTGGCCAAGATTATTCACCAGACCTGCGGAGTCGTGGTCAACCCGTCTGCTTTGTTTGACGTGCAGATCAAGCGGTTGCACGAATACAAGCGCCAGCATCTGAACTTGCTGCACATTCTCGCGCTCTATCGGCGGCTGTTGCAAAATCCCGATCTCGACATCGTGCCACGCGTCTTCATTTTCGCTGCGAAGGCCGCGCCGGGTTACGACCTCGCGAAGTGCATTATCAAGGCGATCAATTCCGTCGGAGCGCACATCAATGCGGACAAGCGGATCAAGGACAAGCTGAAGGTCGTTTTCCTGCCGAACTACCGCGTCTCGCTCGCACAGCGGATCGTTCCGGCAGCCGATCTTTCCGAGCAAATCTCCACTGCCGGCAAGGAGGCCAGCGGCACGGGAAATATGAAGCTCTCGCTCAACGGCGCGCTCACCATCGGCACGCTCGACGGCGCGAATGTGGAGATTCGCGAGGAAGTCGGCGCGGAGAATTTCTTCCTCTTCGGCATGACTACCGAGGAAGTCGCTGCGCTTTGGAAGAAAGGCTATCGCCCGCACGAGTATTACAGCGGCGATGAAGAGCTGAAAGCCGTTGTCGATTGGATCGGCTCGAATTTCTTCACTCCAGACGAACCCGGCGCATTGACCATGTTGAGCGAGAATCTGATCCACAGCGATCCGTTCCTTTGCCTGCCCGATTTTGCGAGTTACAGCGACTGCCAGAAAAAGGTGGATGAGGCCTTCAAAGACAAGTCGGACTGGGCGCGCATGGCGATCCTGAATACGGCGCGAATGGGAAAATTTAGCAGCGACCGCACGATTGCCGAATACGCCGACGACATCTGGAAGCTGAAACCCGTGACAGTGTAA
- a CDS encoding ABC transporter ATP-binding protein produces MPAHLVAENLRRSFKIGARKIDVLRGISLEIERGESVFLVGASGAGKTTLLYTLAGLERPEAGTVALDGTPLYKGSESALAQLRNEKMGFVFQSYFLLPELTALENVLVPAMILGTARQAAAQERAISLLETVGLADRHAHLPTELSGGEQQRVAIARALINDPGILFADEPTGNLDSSTGGGIMDLLLALVRERAKTLVVVTHDARLAALGDRRLEVVDGLLQS; encoded by the coding sequence ATGCCTGCCCATCTCGTAGCTGAAAACCTCCGTCGCTCGTTTAAGATCGGGGCGCGCAAGATCGACGTTCTGCGCGGTATCTCGCTGGAGATCGAGCGCGGCGAATCCGTCTTCCTCGTCGGCGCATCGGGCGCGGGAAAAACCACCTTGCTCTACACCCTGGCTGGGTTGGAGCGTCCTGAAGCTGGCACGGTCGCGCTCGACGGCACGCCGCTCTACAAGGGTAGCGAATCCGCCCTGGCCCAGCTCAGAAACGAAAAAATGGGCTTCGTTTTCCAGAGCTATTTTCTGCTGCCCGAGCTGACTGCACTGGAAAACGTCCTTGTTCCAGCCATGATCCTCGGCACGGCACGCCAGGCTGCCGCCCAGGAACGCGCCATTTCCCTGCTCGAAACCGTGGGCCTCGCCGACCGGCACGCGCATTTGCCGACCGAGCTTTCCGGCGGCGAACAGCAGCGCGTGGCCATCGCCCGCGCCCTCATCAACGACCCCGGCATCCTCTTCGCCGACGAGCCGACGGGCAATCTCGACTCCTCCACCGGCGGCGGAATCATGGATTTACTGCTTGCCCTCGTCCGCGAACGCGCCAAAACATTAGTAGTCGTCACCCATGACGCGCGGCTCGCAGCCCTCGGCGATCGTCGGCTCGAAGTGGTCGATGGCCTGCTGCAATCCTAA
- the ilvE gene encoding branched-chain-amino-acid transaminase, translated as MKIYLDGQFLDQENAKISVFDHGLLYGDGVFEGIRFYNGRVFRLDEHIDRLFDSARAILLTIPESREELIEHTLETIRQNGLRDGYIRLVVTRGVGSLGLSPSLCPKASLFIISAAISLYPAEAYEKGLIVVTTSTRRIGSASLPPTVKSLNYLNNILAKIEANQAGAGEGLMLNEQGYVAECTGDNIFAIKNGKIITPAASAGALCGITRQAAIEICGEFDITVTEPQMTRYDLYTADEIFLTGTAAEVIPVIKLDSRPIGDGTPGPITKRLITRFRELANSTGTPIYA; from the coding sequence ATGAAAATCTATCTCGACGGCCAGTTTCTCGATCAGGAAAACGCCAAAATCTCCGTGTTCGACCACGGCCTGCTCTACGGCGACGGCGTTTTCGAGGGCATCCGCTTTTATAATGGACGCGTCTTCCGCCTGGACGAACACATCGACCGCTTGTTCGATTCTGCCCGCGCGATCCTGTTGACGATTCCCGAGAGCCGCGAGGAACTCATCGAGCACACGCTGGAAACCATTCGCCAAAACGGCCTCCGCGACGGCTACATTCGGCTCGTAGTCACCCGTGGCGTCGGCAGTCTCGGGCTAAGCCCGAGCCTTTGTCCGAAAGCCAGCCTCTTCATCATCAGCGCCGCGATCAGCCTTTACCCTGCCGAGGCGTATGAAAAAGGATTGATCGTCGTGACCACTTCCACTCGCCGGATTGGCTCCGCCTCACTGCCGCCGACGGTGAAATCGCTCAATTACCTGAACAACATCCTCGCCAAGATCGAGGCCAACCAGGCTGGCGCGGGCGAGGGCCTGATGCTGAACGAGCAGGGCTACGTCGCCGAATGCACCGGAGACAACATTTTTGCGATCAAGAACGGAAAAATCATCACCCCGGCAGCCAGTGCGGGCGCGCTCTGCGGCATCACACGGCAGGCGGCGATCGAAATTTGCGGCGAGTTTGATATCACTGTCACCGAGCCACAAATGACGCGTTATGACCTCTACACGGCGGACGAAATTTTCCTTACGGGCACGGCGGCCGAGGTCATTCCCGTGATCAAGCTGGACTCGCGCCCCATTGGCGACGGCACTCCGGGCCCGATCACGAAGCGACTCATCACGCGTTTCCGCGAATTGGCCAATTCGACTGGAACTCCGATCTATGCGTAG
- a CDS encoding class I SAM-dependent methyltransferase, whose translation MNFNRIASFYGLIELLSTGSRMQRARVAHLSSVADARRVLIAGEGNGSFLAACARALPEASFTVIDESPAMLQRAAASWKKAGGDEGRVRFVCENLLTWAPEEPGYDLIVTHFFLDCFPEETLRLITMKLASAATSNSRWLITDFCEPECGLARLRARVMLRGAYLLFRNLAGVQARQLVKPDAMLENVGFQLFSRVTSDWGMMHSDLWTRSS comes from the coding sequence GTGAATTTCAATCGAATCGCCTCCTTTTACGGTCTCATCGAACTCCTCTCGACCGGCTCCCGTATGCAGAGGGCCCGCGTGGCGCATCTGTCGTCCGTCGCCGATGCTCGTCGTGTGCTCATCGCCGGTGAGGGAAATGGAAGTTTCCTCGCCGCCTGCGCCAGAGCACTTCCAGAGGCGAGTTTCACTGTTATCGACGAATCGCCCGCGATGCTGCAACGCGCCGCCGCCAGTTGGAAGAAGGCTGGTGGAGATGAGGGTAGAGTAAGATTCGTATGCGAAAACTTGCTAACATGGGCACCCGAGGAACCGGGCTACGATCTTATCGTGACGCACTTTTTTCTGGATTGTTTTCCCGAGGAAACACTTCGTCTGATTACAATGAAACTTGCGTCTGCCGCGACTTCTAACTCGCGCTGGCTCATCACCGATTTCTGCGAGCCTGAGTGCGGTCTAGCCCGACTTCGCGCCCGCGTGATGTTGCGTGGCGCCTACCTCCTTTTTCGTAATCTCGCCGGTGTTCAGGCGAGGCAGTTAGTCAAGCCAGACGCGATGTTAGAAAATGTAGGGTTCCAACTTTTTAGTCGAGTTACATCCGATTGGGGAATGATGCACTCCGATCTCTGGACGCGTTCTAGCTAA
- a CDS encoding efflux RND transporter periplasmic adaptor subunit, protein MKKLTLIRVLLACILIVGWNVGCQKTSPASPPNTQKVSHYQCSMHPWIRSDHPGKCTICGMDLVPVFANQSQPKKTNFVMLPEGAPQASSIRTAEVRRQKLIRTLRFAGTIEDNDSRHRILSAYTGGRIEKLFVNYEGAEVEEGQPLALFYSRELLSAAREYALSRKQNNNPIASVGATRLQQLGLTQQQIAKIPERAENDLYFEILAPITGTVVKRAAYEGQYVQEGEKLMEIADFSTMWLQFQAYEQDLPLLKVGQKVEVTLSSLPSKTLEAPIIFINPNLDNTTRSAMVRVEVANPQRELLHKTYAEVRVTAESPEMLTVPRSAVLWSGKQPRVYVEKSVGNYEPRAVTLGQPGDEAWEVMEGLSEGEHVVVSGNMLIDGQAQMDRLGDSVPQDERHSYLAGVVALSEALAADDLQRYRIALTKLPAAPAGFSKKAPEPGNDLETTRQHFQPFSETVVAAAQKIRRDIPNLKIFSCPMSNQAADGVPKNARWVQLSPAIHNPYLGKEMLNCGEEVP, encoded by the coding sequence ATGAAAAAGCTCACTCTGATTCGCGTTTTACTCGCCTGTATTTTGATCGTTGGCTGGAACGTAGGCTGTCAGAAGACGAGCCCGGCCAGCCCGCCCAACACCCAGAAAGTCTCTCACTACCAATGCAGCATGCATCCGTGGATACGCTCCGATCATCCAGGCAAATGCACTATTTGCGGAATGGACTTGGTTCCTGTGTTTGCCAATCAGTCCCAACCGAAGAAAACCAATTTCGTCATGCTCCCTGAAGGCGCGCCACAGGCGAGTTCCATTCGAACGGCGGAAGTTCGGCGGCAGAAGCTGATTCGCACGTTGCGATTCGCTGGAACCATCGAAGACAATGATTCGCGGCACCGGATTTTGAGTGCCTACACCGGCGGCAGAATTGAGAAATTATTCGTCAACTACGAAGGAGCCGAAGTCGAGGAGGGCCAGCCGCTCGCCTTGTTTTACAGCCGCGAATTACTCTCCGCCGCACGCGAATACGCCCTGAGTCGCAAGCAAAACAACAACCCCATTGCTTCTGTTGGTGCCACCCGCCTGCAACAATTGGGTCTCACTCAGCAACAGATCGCCAAGATTCCAGAACGTGCGGAAAACGATCTCTATTTTGAAATTCTTGCCCCGATTACCGGCACCGTCGTTAAGCGCGCAGCTTATGAGGGTCAGTATGTCCAGGAAGGCGAAAAGCTGATGGAGATCGCCGATTTTTCCACGATGTGGCTCCAGTTTCAGGCGTATGAACAGGATCTGCCGCTGTTGAAAGTAGGGCAAAAAGTGGAGGTCACCCTGTCTTCACTTCCGAGTAAAACACTGGAAGCACCGATCATTTTCATCAATCCCAACCTGGATAACACGACCCGCAGCGCCATGGTCCGGGTGGAGGTGGCCAATCCGCAGCGCGAGCTTTTGCACAAGACCTACGCCGAGGTTCGAGTTACAGCGGAATCTCCCGAAATGCTGACCGTTCCCCGCAGCGCTGTTTTGTGGTCAGGCAAACAGCCACGTGTGTATGTAGAAAAATCTGTCGGCAACTACGAGCCGCGTGCCGTCACCCTCGGCCAGCCCGGCGACGAAGCATGGGAAGTGATGGAAGGCTTAAGTGAGGGCGAACACGTTGTAGTGAGCGGCAACATGCTCATCGACGGTCAGGCGCAGATGGATCGTCTGGGCGATTCAGTTCCTCAGGACGAGCGTCATTCTTATCTGGCCGGAGTCGTTGCCCTGAGTGAGGCATTGGCTGCGGACGACTTGCAACGTTATCGAATAGCCCTCACGAAACTGCCCGCCGCGCCGGCTGGTTTCTCCAAAAAGGCTCCCGAGCCTGGCAACGATCTGGAAACAACCCGCCAGCACTTTCAGCCCTTCAGCGAAACGGTGGTGGCTGCTGCCCAAAAGATTCGTCGCGACATTCCCAACCTGAAAATTTTTAGCTGCCCCATGAGCAATCAGGCTGCGGATGGTGTGCCGAAAAATGCCCGATGGGTGCAGCTCTCACCTGCAATCCATAATCCTTACCTCGGAAAAGAAATGCTCAATTGCGGCGAGGAAGTGCCATGA